A genomic window from Cinclus cinclus chromosome 5, bCinCin1.1, whole genome shotgun sequence includes:
- the CLCN3 gene encoding H(+)/Cl(-) exchange transporter 3 isoform X1 — translation MESEQLFHRGYYRNSYNSITSASSDEELLDGAGVIMDFQTSEDDNLLDGDASIGTHYTMTNGGNINSSTHLLDLLDEPIPGVGTYDDFHTIDWVREKCKDRERHRRINSKKKESAWEMTKSLYDAWSGWLVVTLTGLASGALAGLIDIAADWMTDLKEGICLSALWFNHEQCCWGSNETTFEERDKCPQWKTWAELIIGQAEGPGSYIMNYIMYIFWALSFAFLAVSLVKVFAPYACGSGIPEIKTILSGFIIRGYLGKWTLMIKTITLVLAVASGLSLGKEGPLVHVACCCGNIFSYLFPKYSTNEAKKREVLSAASAAGVSVAFGAPIGGVLFSLEEVSYYFPLKTLWRSFFAALVAAFVLRSINPFGNSRLVLFYVEYHTPWYLFELLPFILLGVFGGLWGAFFIRANIAWCRRRKSTKFGKYPVLEVIIVAAITAVIAFPNPYTRLNTSELIKELFTDCGPLESSSLCDYRNDMNASKIVDDIPDRPAGTGVYSAIWQLCLALIFKIIMTVFTFGIKVPSGLFIPSMAIGAIAGRIVGIAVEQLAYYHHDWFIFKEWCEVGADCITPGLYAMVGAAACLGGVTRMTVSLVVIVFELTGGLEYIVPLMAAVMTSKWVGDAFGREGIYEAHIRLNGYPFLDAKEEFTHTTLAADVMRPRRSDPPLAVLTQDNMTVEDIENLINETSYNGFPVIMSKESQRLVGFALRRDLTIAIESARKKQEGIVGSSRVCFAQHTPSLPAESPRPLKLRSILDMSPFTVTDHTPMEIVVDIFRKLGLRQCLVTHNGIVLGIITKKNILEHLEQLKQHVEPLAPPWHYNKKRYPPSYGPDGKPRPRLHNVQLKPIAEEREETEEEVHLLNSTTL, via the exons GAACTCATTATACAATGACAAATGGAGGAAATATCAACAGTTCAACACACTTACTGGACCTTCTGGATGAGCCAATTCCTGGAGTAGGAACATATGATGATTTCCATACCATCGACTGGGTTCGAGAGAAGTGCAAAGACAGAGAACGGCATAGACGG ATTaacagcaagaagaaagaaTCAGCATGGGAGATGACAAAAAGTTTGTACGATGCATGGTCAGGATGGTTGGTAGTCACATTAACTGGCTTGGCATCAG GGGCATTGGCAGGATTAATTGACATAGCTGCTGACTGGATGACTGACTTAAAGGAAGGCATTTGCCTTAGTGCTTTGTGGTTTAACCATGAACAGTGTTGTTGGGGTTCAAATGAGACCACTTTTGAAGAGCGAGATAAGTGTCCACAGTGGAAAACTTGGGCAGAACTAATAATTGGGCAAGCTGAA GGCCCAGGTTCATACATAATGAACTACATAATGTACATTTTCTGGGCATTGAGTTTTGCATTCTTAGCAGTTTCTCTGGTGAAGGTATTTGCTCCTTACGCCTGTGGCTCAGGGATACCTGAG atAAAAACTATTTTGAGCGGCTTCATCATCAGAGGTTACTTGGGGAAGTGGACTTTGATGATAAAAACAATTACTTTAGTCTTGGCTGTTGCATCAGGTTTGAGTTTAGGAAAAGAGGGTCCTTTGGTACATGttgcctgctgctgtgggaatattttttcctacctCTTTCCAAAATACAGTACAAATGAAGCTAAAAAAAGAGAG GTGTTGtcagctgcctcagcagcaGGAGTTTCTGTAGCCTTTGGTGCACCAATTGGTGGAGTCCTTTTCAGTCTGGAGGAG GTCAGTTATTATTTCCCACTGAAAACCTTATGGAGATCGTTTTTTGCTGCTTTAGTAGCTGCATTTGTTTTAAGGTCCATCAATCCTTTTGGTAATAGCCGCCTAGTTCTTTTTTATGTGGAATATCACACTCCTTGGTATCTTTTTGAACTGCTTCCTTTTATTCTTCTGGGAGTATTTGGTGGGCTCTGGGGAGCATTTTTCATCCGAGCAAACATTGCATGGTGTCGTCGACGCAAATCTACAAAATTTGGGAAGTATCCTGTCCTGGAGGTTATTATTGTTGCAGCAATAACAGCTGTGATTGCATTTCCTAATCCATATACAAGGCTAAACACCAGTGAGCTTATTAAGGAGCTCTTCACAGACTGTGGGCCATTAGAATCCTCCTCGCTCTGTGACTACAGAAATGATATGAATGCAAGCAAAATTGTAGACGATATTCCTGACCGTCCAGCAGGCACTGGAGTCTATTCAGCTATATGGCAGTTGTGTTTAGCACTCATATTTAAAATCATCATGACAGTCTTCACTTTCGGTATCAAG GTTCCATCTGGGTTGTTCATACCTAGTATGGCAATTGGAGCAATAGCAGGAAGGATTGTAGGAATTGCAGTGGAGCAGCTGGCTTACTACCATCATGACTGGTTCATTTTCAAGGAGTGGTGTGAAGTTGGAGCTGACTGTATTACACCTGGTCTTTATGCTATGGTTGGTGCTGCTGCATGCTTAG GTGGTGTGACAAGGATGACTGTGTCCCTGGTAGTTATTGTCTTTGAGCTAACAGGAGGGCTGGAATATATTGTGCCCCTAATGGCAGCAGTCATGACCAGTAAGTGGGTAGGAGATGCCTTTGGTAGGGAAGGCATCTATGAAGCACACATCCGACTGAATGGATATCCTTTCTTGGATGCAAAGGAAGAATTCACTCACACAACACTGGCTGCTGATGTGATGAGACCTCGGAGAAGCGACCCACCTTTAGCAGTTCTGACACAGGATAACATGACTGTCGAAGACATTGAAAACTTGATCAACGAAACCAGCTATAATGGTTTTCCTGTTATTATGTCAAAAGAATCGCAGAGACTAGTGGGTTTTGCTCTAAGAAGAGATTTAACTATTGCAATAG AAAGTGCTAGAAAAAAGCAGGAGGGGATTGTTGGCAGTTCCAGGGTGTGTTTCGCCCAGCATACCCCATCGCTTCCAGCAGAAAGCCCTCGACCTTTGAAGCTCAGAAGCATACTTGATATGAGCCCCTTCACCGTGACAGACCATACACCAATGGAAATAGTGGTGGATATTTTCCGGAAGCTGGGTCTGAGGCAGTGCCTTGTAACACACAATGG GATTGTCTTGGGGATCATCACAAAGAAGAACATATTAGAGCATCTCGAGCAACTAAAGCAGCACGTCGAACCCTTG GCGCCTCCTTGGCATTATAACAAAAAAAGATATCCTCCGTCATATGGCCCAGACGGCAAACCAAGACCCCGCCTCCATAATGTTCAACTGAAACCCATAGctgaggagagagaggaaacaGAAGAGGAGGTTCATTTGTTGAATAGCACAACACTTTAG
- the CLCN3 gene encoding H(+)/Cl(-) exchange transporter 3 isoform X2, translating to MESEQLFHRGYYRNSYNSITSASSDEELLDGAGVIMDFQTSEDDNLLDGDASIGTHYTMTNGGNINSSTHLLDLLDEPIPGVGTYDDFHTIDWVREKCKDRERHRRINSKKKESAWEMTKSLYDAWSGWLVVTLTGLASGALAGLIDIAADWMTDLKEGICLSALWFNHEQCCWGSNETTFEERDKCPQWKTWAELIIGQAEGPGSYIMNYIMYIFWALSFAFLAVSLVKVFAPYACGSGIPEIKTILSGFIIRGYLGKWTLMIKTITLVLAVASGLSLGKEGPLVHVACCCGNIFSYLFPKYSTNEAKKREVLSAASAAGVSVAFGAPIGGVLFSLEEVSYYFPLKTLWRSFFAALVAAFVLRSINPFGNSRLVLFYVEYHTPWYLFELLPFILLGVFGGLWGAFFIRANIAWCRRRKSTKFGKYPVLEVIIVAAITAVIAFPNPYTRLNTSELIKELFTDCGPLESSSLCDYRNDMNASKIVDDIPDRPAGTGVYSAIWQLCLALIFKIIMTVFTFGIKVPSGLFIPSMAIGAIAGRIVGIAVEQLAYYHHDWFIFKEWCEVGADCITPGLYAMVGAAACLGGVTRMTVSLVVIVFELTGGLEYIVPLMAAVMTSKWVGDAFGREGIYEAHIRLNGYPFLDAKEEFTHTTLAADVMRPRRSDPPLAVLTQDNMTVEDIENLINETSYNGFPVIMSKESQRLVGFALRRDLTIAIESARKKQEGIVGSSRVCFAQHTPSLPAESPRPLKLRSILDMSPFTVTDHTPMEIVVDIFRKLGLRQCLVTHNGRLLGIITKKDILRHMAQTANQDPASIMFN from the exons GAACTCATTATACAATGACAAATGGAGGAAATATCAACAGTTCAACACACTTACTGGACCTTCTGGATGAGCCAATTCCTGGAGTAGGAACATATGATGATTTCCATACCATCGACTGGGTTCGAGAGAAGTGCAAAGACAGAGAACGGCATAGACGG ATTaacagcaagaagaaagaaTCAGCATGGGAGATGACAAAAAGTTTGTACGATGCATGGTCAGGATGGTTGGTAGTCACATTAACTGGCTTGGCATCAG GGGCATTGGCAGGATTAATTGACATAGCTGCTGACTGGATGACTGACTTAAAGGAAGGCATTTGCCTTAGTGCTTTGTGGTTTAACCATGAACAGTGTTGTTGGGGTTCAAATGAGACCACTTTTGAAGAGCGAGATAAGTGTCCACAGTGGAAAACTTGGGCAGAACTAATAATTGGGCAAGCTGAA GGCCCAGGTTCATACATAATGAACTACATAATGTACATTTTCTGGGCATTGAGTTTTGCATTCTTAGCAGTTTCTCTGGTGAAGGTATTTGCTCCTTACGCCTGTGGCTCAGGGATACCTGAG atAAAAACTATTTTGAGCGGCTTCATCATCAGAGGTTACTTGGGGAAGTGGACTTTGATGATAAAAACAATTACTTTAGTCTTGGCTGTTGCATCAGGTTTGAGTTTAGGAAAAGAGGGTCCTTTGGTACATGttgcctgctgctgtgggaatattttttcctacctCTTTCCAAAATACAGTACAAATGAAGCTAAAAAAAGAGAG GTGTTGtcagctgcctcagcagcaGGAGTTTCTGTAGCCTTTGGTGCACCAATTGGTGGAGTCCTTTTCAGTCTGGAGGAG GTCAGTTATTATTTCCCACTGAAAACCTTATGGAGATCGTTTTTTGCTGCTTTAGTAGCTGCATTTGTTTTAAGGTCCATCAATCCTTTTGGTAATAGCCGCCTAGTTCTTTTTTATGTGGAATATCACACTCCTTGGTATCTTTTTGAACTGCTTCCTTTTATTCTTCTGGGAGTATTTGGTGGGCTCTGGGGAGCATTTTTCATCCGAGCAAACATTGCATGGTGTCGTCGACGCAAATCTACAAAATTTGGGAAGTATCCTGTCCTGGAGGTTATTATTGTTGCAGCAATAACAGCTGTGATTGCATTTCCTAATCCATATACAAGGCTAAACACCAGTGAGCTTATTAAGGAGCTCTTCACAGACTGTGGGCCATTAGAATCCTCCTCGCTCTGTGACTACAGAAATGATATGAATGCAAGCAAAATTGTAGACGATATTCCTGACCGTCCAGCAGGCACTGGAGTCTATTCAGCTATATGGCAGTTGTGTTTAGCACTCATATTTAAAATCATCATGACAGTCTTCACTTTCGGTATCAAG GTTCCATCTGGGTTGTTCATACCTAGTATGGCAATTGGAGCAATAGCAGGAAGGATTGTAGGAATTGCAGTGGAGCAGCTGGCTTACTACCATCATGACTGGTTCATTTTCAAGGAGTGGTGTGAAGTTGGAGCTGACTGTATTACACCTGGTCTTTATGCTATGGTTGGTGCTGCTGCATGCTTAG GTGGTGTGACAAGGATGACTGTGTCCCTGGTAGTTATTGTCTTTGAGCTAACAGGAGGGCTGGAATATATTGTGCCCCTAATGGCAGCAGTCATGACCAGTAAGTGGGTAGGAGATGCCTTTGGTAGGGAAGGCATCTATGAAGCACACATCCGACTGAATGGATATCCTTTCTTGGATGCAAAGGAAGAATTCACTCACACAACACTGGCTGCTGATGTGATGAGACCTCGGAGAAGCGACCCACCTTTAGCAGTTCTGACACAGGATAACATGACTGTCGAAGACATTGAAAACTTGATCAACGAAACCAGCTATAATGGTTTTCCTGTTATTATGTCAAAAGAATCGCAGAGACTAGTGGGTTTTGCTCTAAGAAGAGATTTAACTATTGCAATAG AAAGTGCTAGAAAAAAGCAGGAGGGGATTGTTGGCAGTTCCAGGGTGTGTTTCGCCCAGCATACCCCATCGCTTCCAGCAGAAAGCCCTCGACCTTTGAAGCTCAGAAGCATACTTGATATGAGCCCCTTCACCGTGACAGACCATACACCAATGGAAATAGTGGTGGATATTTTCCGGAAGCTGGGTCTGAGGCAGTGCCTTGTAACACACAATGG GCGCCTCCTTGGCATTATAACAAAAAAAGATATCCTCCGTCATATGGCCCAGACGGCAAACCAAGACCCCGCCTCCATAATGTTCAACTGA
- the CLCN3 gene encoding H(+)/Cl(-) exchange transporter 3 isoform X3 yields MDVSSDPYLPYDGGGDGIPLRELHKRGTHYTMTNGGNINSSTHLLDLLDEPIPGVGTYDDFHTIDWVREKCKDRERHRRINSKKKESAWEMTKSLYDAWSGWLVVTLTGLASGALAGLIDIAADWMTDLKEGICLSALWFNHEQCCWGSNETTFEERDKCPQWKTWAELIIGQAEGPGSYIMNYIMYIFWALSFAFLAVSLVKVFAPYACGSGIPEIKTILSGFIIRGYLGKWTLMIKTITLVLAVASGLSLGKEGPLVHVACCCGNIFSYLFPKYSTNEAKKREVLSAASAAGVSVAFGAPIGGVLFSLEEVSYYFPLKTLWRSFFAALVAAFVLRSINPFGNSRLVLFYVEYHTPWYLFELLPFILLGVFGGLWGAFFIRANIAWCRRRKSTKFGKYPVLEVIIVAAITAVIAFPNPYTRLNTSELIKELFTDCGPLESSSLCDYRNDMNASKIVDDIPDRPAGTGVYSAIWQLCLALIFKIIMTVFTFGIKVPSGLFIPSMAIGAIAGRIVGIAVEQLAYYHHDWFIFKEWCEVGADCITPGLYAMVGAAACLGGVTRMTVSLVVIVFELTGGLEYIVPLMAAVMTSKWVGDAFGREGIYEAHIRLNGYPFLDAKEEFTHTTLAADVMRPRRSDPPLAVLTQDNMTVEDIENLINETSYNGFPVIMSKESQRLVGFALRRDLTIAIESARKKQEGIVGSSRVCFAQHTPSLPAESPRPLKLRSILDMSPFTVTDHTPMEIVVDIFRKLGLRQCLVTHNGRLLGIITKKDILRHMAQTANQDPASIMFN; encoded by the exons GAACTCATTATACAATGACAAATGGAGGAAATATCAACAGTTCAACACACTTACTGGACCTTCTGGATGAGCCAATTCCTGGAGTAGGAACATATGATGATTTCCATACCATCGACTGGGTTCGAGAGAAGTGCAAAGACAGAGAACGGCATAGACGG ATTaacagcaagaagaaagaaTCAGCATGGGAGATGACAAAAAGTTTGTACGATGCATGGTCAGGATGGTTGGTAGTCACATTAACTGGCTTGGCATCAG GGGCATTGGCAGGATTAATTGACATAGCTGCTGACTGGATGACTGACTTAAAGGAAGGCATTTGCCTTAGTGCTTTGTGGTTTAACCATGAACAGTGTTGTTGGGGTTCAAATGAGACCACTTTTGAAGAGCGAGATAAGTGTCCACAGTGGAAAACTTGGGCAGAACTAATAATTGGGCAAGCTGAA GGCCCAGGTTCATACATAATGAACTACATAATGTACATTTTCTGGGCATTGAGTTTTGCATTCTTAGCAGTTTCTCTGGTGAAGGTATTTGCTCCTTACGCCTGTGGCTCAGGGATACCTGAG atAAAAACTATTTTGAGCGGCTTCATCATCAGAGGTTACTTGGGGAAGTGGACTTTGATGATAAAAACAATTACTTTAGTCTTGGCTGTTGCATCAGGTTTGAGTTTAGGAAAAGAGGGTCCTTTGGTACATGttgcctgctgctgtgggaatattttttcctacctCTTTCCAAAATACAGTACAAATGAAGCTAAAAAAAGAGAG GTGTTGtcagctgcctcagcagcaGGAGTTTCTGTAGCCTTTGGTGCACCAATTGGTGGAGTCCTTTTCAGTCTGGAGGAG GTCAGTTATTATTTCCCACTGAAAACCTTATGGAGATCGTTTTTTGCTGCTTTAGTAGCTGCATTTGTTTTAAGGTCCATCAATCCTTTTGGTAATAGCCGCCTAGTTCTTTTTTATGTGGAATATCACACTCCTTGGTATCTTTTTGAACTGCTTCCTTTTATTCTTCTGGGAGTATTTGGTGGGCTCTGGGGAGCATTTTTCATCCGAGCAAACATTGCATGGTGTCGTCGACGCAAATCTACAAAATTTGGGAAGTATCCTGTCCTGGAGGTTATTATTGTTGCAGCAATAACAGCTGTGATTGCATTTCCTAATCCATATACAAGGCTAAACACCAGTGAGCTTATTAAGGAGCTCTTCACAGACTGTGGGCCATTAGAATCCTCCTCGCTCTGTGACTACAGAAATGATATGAATGCAAGCAAAATTGTAGACGATATTCCTGACCGTCCAGCAGGCACTGGAGTCTATTCAGCTATATGGCAGTTGTGTTTAGCACTCATATTTAAAATCATCATGACAGTCTTCACTTTCGGTATCAAG GTTCCATCTGGGTTGTTCATACCTAGTATGGCAATTGGAGCAATAGCAGGAAGGATTGTAGGAATTGCAGTGGAGCAGCTGGCTTACTACCATCATGACTGGTTCATTTTCAAGGAGTGGTGTGAAGTTGGAGCTGACTGTATTACACCTGGTCTTTATGCTATGGTTGGTGCTGCTGCATGCTTAG GTGGTGTGACAAGGATGACTGTGTCCCTGGTAGTTATTGTCTTTGAGCTAACAGGAGGGCTGGAATATATTGTGCCCCTAATGGCAGCAGTCATGACCAGTAAGTGGGTAGGAGATGCCTTTGGTAGGGAAGGCATCTATGAAGCACACATCCGACTGAATGGATATCCTTTCTTGGATGCAAAGGAAGAATTCACTCACACAACACTGGCTGCTGATGTGATGAGACCTCGGAGAAGCGACCCACCTTTAGCAGTTCTGACACAGGATAACATGACTGTCGAAGACATTGAAAACTTGATCAACGAAACCAGCTATAATGGTTTTCCTGTTATTATGTCAAAAGAATCGCAGAGACTAGTGGGTTTTGCTCTAAGAAGAGATTTAACTATTGCAATAG AAAGTGCTAGAAAAAAGCAGGAGGGGATTGTTGGCAGTTCCAGGGTGTGTTTCGCCCAGCATACCCCATCGCTTCCAGCAGAAAGCCCTCGACCTTTGAAGCTCAGAAGCATACTTGATATGAGCCCCTTCACCGTGACAGACCATACACCAATGGAAATAGTGGTGGATATTTTCCGGAAGCTGGGTCTGAGGCAGTGCCTTGTAACACACAATGG GCGCCTCCTTGGCATTATAACAAAAAAAGATATCCTCCGTCATATGGCCCAGACGGCAAACCAAGACCCCGCCTCCATAATGTTCAACTGA
- the CLCN3 gene encoding H(+)/Cl(-) exchange transporter 3 isoform X4 codes for MESEQLFHRGYYRNSYNSITSASSDEELLDGAGVIMDFQTSEDDNLLDGDASIGTHYTMTNGGNINSSTHLLDLLDEPIPGVGTYDDFHTIDWVREKCKDRERHRRINSKKKESAWEMTKSLYDAWSGWLVVTLTGLASGALAGLIDIAADWMTDLKEGICLSALWFNHEQCCWGSNETTFEERDKCPQWKTWAELIIGQAEGPGSYIMNYIMYIFWALSFAFLAVSLVKVFAPYACGSGIPEIKTILSGFIIRGYLGKWTLMIKTITLVLAVASGLSLGKEGPLVHVACCCGNIFSYLFPKYSTNEAKKREVSYYFPLKTLWRSFFAALVAAFVLRSINPFGNSRLVLFYVEYHTPWYLFELLPFILLGVFGGLWGAFFIRANIAWCRRRKSTKFGKYPVLEVIIVAAITAVIAFPNPYTRLNTSELIKELFTDCGPLESSSLCDYRNDMNASKIVDDIPDRPAGTGVYSAIWQLCLALIFKIIMTVFTFGIKVPSGLFIPSMAIGAIAGRIVGIAVEQLAYYHHDWFIFKEWCEVGADCITPGLYAMVGAAACLGGVTRMTVSLVVIVFELTGGLEYIVPLMAAVMTSKWVGDAFGREGIYEAHIRLNGYPFLDAKEEFTHTTLAADVMRPRRSDPPLAVLTQDNMTVEDIENLINETSYNGFPVIMSKESQRLVGFALRRDLTIAIESARKKQEGIVGSSRVCFAQHTPSLPAESPRPLKLRSILDMSPFTVTDHTPMEIVVDIFRKLGLRQCLVTHNGRLLGIITKKDILRHMAQTANQDPASIMFN; via the exons GAACTCATTATACAATGACAAATGGAGGAAATATCAACAGTTCAACACACTTACTGGACCTTCTGGATGAGCCAATTCCTGGAGTAGGAACATATGATGATTTCCATACCATCGACTGGGTTCGAGAGAAGTGCAAAGACAGAGAACGGCATAGACGG ATTaacagcaagaagaaagaaTCAGCATGGGAGATGACAAAAAGTTTGTACGATGCATGGTCAGGATGGTTGGTAGTCACATTAACTGGCTTGGCATCAG GGGCATTGGCAGGATTAATTGACATAGCTGCTGACTGGATGACTGACTTAAAGGAAGGCATTTGCCTTAGTGCTTTGTGGTTTAACCATGAACAGTGTTGTTGGGGTTCAAATGAGACCACTTTTGAAGAGCGAGATAAGTGTCCACAGTGGAAAACTTGGGCAGAACTAATAATTGGGCAAGCTGAA GGCCCAGGTTCATACATAATGAACTACATAATGTACATTTTCTGGGCATTGAGTTTTGCATTCTTAGCAGTTTCTCTGGTGAAGGTATTTGCTCCTTACGCCTGTGGCTCAGGGATACCTGAG atAAAAACTATTTTGAGCGGCTTCATCATCAGAGGTTACTTGGGGAAGTGGACTTTGATGATAAAAACAATTACTTTAGTCTTGGCTGTTGCATCAGGTTTGAGTTTAGGAAAAGAGGGTCCTTTGGTACATGttgcctgctgctgtgggaatattttttcctacctCTTTCCAAAATACAGTACAAATGAAGCTAAAAAAAGAGAG GTCAGTTATTATTTCCCACTGAAAACCTTATGGAGATCGTTTTTTGCTGCTTTAGTAGCTGCATTTGTTTTAAGGTCCATCAATCCTTTTGGTAATAGCCGCCTAGTTCTTTTTTATGTGGAATATCACACTCCTTGGTATCTTTTTGAACTGCTTCCTTTTATTCTTCTGGGAGTATTTGGTGGGCTCTGGGGAGCATTTTTCATCCGAGCAAACATTGCATGGTGTCGTCGACGCAAATCTACAAAATTTGGGAAGTATCCTGTCCTGGAGGTTATTATTGTTGCAGCAATAACAGCTGTGATTGCATTTCCTAATCCATATACAAGGCTAAACACCAGTGAGCTTATTAAGGAGCTCTTCACAGACTGTGGGCCATTAGAATCCTCCTCGCTCTGTGACTACAGAAATGATATGAATGCAAGCAAAATTGTAGACGATATTCCTGACCGTCCAGCAGGCACTGGAGTCTATTCAGCTATATGGCAGTTGTGTTTAGCACTCATATTTAAAATCATCATGACAGTCTTCACTTTCGGTATCAAG GTTCCATCTGGGTTGTTCATACCTAGTATGGCAATTGGAGCAATAGCAGGAAGGATTGTAGGAATTGCAGTGGAGCAGCTGGCTTACTACCATCATGACTGGTTCATTTTCAAGGAGTGGTGTGAAGTTGGAGCTGACTGTATTACACCTGGTCTTTATGCTATGGTTGGTGCTGCTGCATGCTTAG GTGGTGTGACAAGGATGACTGTGTCCCTGGTAGTTATTGTCTTTGAGCTAACAGGAGGGCTGGAATATATTGTGCCCCTAATGGCAGCAGTCATGACCAGTAAGTGGGTAGGAGATGCCTTTGGTAGGGAAGGCATCTATGAAGCACACATCCGACTGAATGGATATCCTTTCTTGGATGCAAAGGAAGAATTCACTCACACAACACTGGCTGCTGATGTGATGAGACCTCGGAGAAGCGACCCACCTTTAGCAGTTCTGACACAGGATAACATGACTGTCGAAGACATTGAAAACTTGATCAACGAAACCAGCTATAATGGTTTTCCTGTTATTATGTCAAAAGAATCGCAGAGACTAGTGGGTTTTGCTCTAAGAAGAGATTTAACTATTGCAATAG AAAGTGCTAGAAAAAAGCAGGAGGGGATTGTTGGCAGTTCCAGGGTGTGTTTCGCCCAGCATACCCCATCGCTTCCAGCAGAAAGCCCTCGACCTTTGAAGCTCAGAAGCATACTTGATATGAGCCCCTTCACCGTGACAGACCATACACCAATGGAAATAGTGGTGGATATTTTCCGGAAGCTGGGTCTGAGGCAGTGCCTTGTAACACACAATGG GCGCCTCCTTGGCATTATAACAAAAAAAGATATCCTCCGTCATATGGCCCAGACGGCAAACCAAGACCCCGCCTCCATAATGTTCAACTGA